The following proteins are co-located in the Flammeovirga kamogawensis genome:
- a CDS encoding acetyl-CoA carboxylase carboxyltransferase subunit alpha, with protein sequence MDQNTLLDFEKPIAELEAKLEDMRDLASKNNVDVSAAIKELEEKITQLKVSTFENLTRWQRVQLSRHADRPYTLDYIYQITDDFIELHGDRAFGDDKAMVGGFGNIGGKSFMLIGQQKGRNTKQRQMRNFGMANPEGYRKALRLMHLAEKFRKPVITFIDTPGAFPGIEAEERGQAEAIAKNLKEMFKLTVPVICIVIGEGASGGALGIAIGDSVMMLENTWYSVISPESCSSILWRSWDYKEQAAEALKLTAKDMKSFGLIDKIIPEPLGGAHTNPQEMFKIMKETILSEVAELEALDTLTLKNRRIEKFSNMGVFNE encoded by the coding sequence ATGGACCAAAATACACTGCTAGATTTCGAGAAACCAATCGCTGAACTCGAAGCGAAACTTGAAGACATGAGAGATCTTGCATCTAAAAACAATGTTGATGTAAGTGCAGCTATAAAAGAACTTGAGGAGAAAATTACTCAGTTGAAAGTAAGTACTTTTGAAAATCTTACACGTTGGCAAAGAGTACAACTGTCTCGTCATGCAGATAGACCATATACTTTAGATTATATCTATCAGATTACAGATGACTTTATTGAACTTCACGGTGATAGAGCATTTGGTGACGATAAAGCAATGGTTGGTGGTTTCGGTAATATTGGAGGCAAATCATTTATGCTGATTGGCCAACAAAAAGGTAGAAATACGAAGCAACGTCAAATGCGTAACTTCGGTATGGCTAACCCAGAAGGTTACAGAAAAGCACTTCGCTTAATGCACCTAGCTGAAAAATTCAGAAAGCCTGTGATTACTTTTATCGATACTCCGGGTGCATTCCCAGGTATTGAGGCAGAAGAAAGAGGGCAAGCAGAAGCTATTGCAAAAAACTTGAAAGAAATGTTCAAGTTAACTGTACCTGTTATCTGTATCGTTATTGGAGAAGGAGCATCAGGTGGAGCACTTGGAATTGCTATCGGTGATTCTGTAATGATGCTTGAAAACACATGGTATTCTGTAATCTCTCCAGAATCTTGCTCTTCAATTTTATGGAGAAGTTGGGATTACAAAGAACAAGCAGCTGAAGCTCTTAAATTAACTGCAAAAGACATGAAATCTTTTGGGTTAATTGATAAAATTATTCCTGAACCACTTGGAGGTGCACATACAAACCCTCAAGAGATGTTCAAAATAATGAAAGAAACAATTCTTTCTGAAGTAGCTGAATTAGAAGCTTTAGACACACTTACGTTAAAAAATAGAAGAATTGAGAAATTCTCTAACATGGGTGTTTTTAATGAGTAA
- a CDS encoding aspartate-semialdehyde dehydrogenase produces the protein MKLAIVGATGLVGEQILKVLDERNFHFDELLLVASPRSAGKKFSYKGKEYTVVTPEQAIEQKPDIAIFSAGGGTSLEYAPKFAEAGSTVIDNSSAWRMDPSKKLIVPEVNAKSLTKEDKIIANPNCSTIQMIVAIGPLHEKYTIKRIVVSTYQSVTGSGKAAVDQLFDERAGKEANMVYPHQIDLNVLPHIDVFQDNGYTKEEMKMINETKKILEDDTVKVTATTVRIPTVGGHSESVNIEFEKEFDEAELRQILADSEGIIVQDDPLNNVYPMPLTSHNRDETFVGRIRRDETQEKTVNMWIVADNLRKGAATNTVQIAEYLVASGLV, from the coding sequence ATGAAATTAGCAATAGTAGGCGCCACAGGTCTTGTAGGCGAACAAATTCTAAAAGTATTAGATGAAAGAAATTTTCACTTTGATGAATTATTATTAGTTGCATCTCCAAGATCTGCAGGTAAAAAATTCTCTTACAAAGGAAAAGAATACACAGTTGTTACACCAGAACAAGCAATTGAGCAAAAACCAGACATTGCTATTTTCTCAGCAGGTGGTGGTACTTCATTAGAATATGCTCCTAAATTTGCAGAAGCTGGTAGTACAGTAATTGATAATTCATCAGCTTGGAGAATGGATCCTTCTAAAAAATTGATCGTTCCTGAAGTAAATGCTAAATCTCTTACTAAAGAAGATAAAATTATTGCAAACCCAAACTGTTCTACAATTCAAATGATTGTAGCAATTGGTCCTTTGCACGAAAAATATACAATTAAAAGAATCGTTGTTTCTACTTATCAATCAGTTACTGGTTCAGGTAAAGCTGCTGTTGATCAATTATTTGATGAAAGAGCAGGTAAAGAAGCAAATATGGTTTACCCTCATCAAATTGATTTAAATGTTCTTCCTCATATCGACGTATTCCAAGATAATGGATATACAAAAGAAGAGATGAAGATGATTAATGAAACAAAGAAAATTTTAGAGGATGACACTGTTAAAGTAACTGCTACTACGGTTCGTATTCCTACTGTAGGCGGTCACTCTGAATCAGTAAACATTGAATTTGAAAAAGAATTTGATGAAGCTGAATTACGTCAGATCTTAGCAGATTCTGAAGGAATCATTGTTCAAGACGATCCTTTAAATAATGTCTATCCTATGCCTCTTACATCACATAACAGAGATGAGACTTTTGTAGGTCGTATCCGTCGTGATGAAACACAAGAGAAAACAGTAAACATGTGGATTGTTGCAGACAACCTACGTAAAGGTGCTGCTACAAATACTGTTCAAATTGCTGAATACCTAGTAGCAAGCGGTTTAGTATAA
- a CDS encoding glycosyltransferase, whose translation MYFSTTDFLTILYFLFCVPQLLFWGIITPLNLWKKKVKIKSFQKPVSVIIAARNEENSLPKLLKALVLQKYHDYEIIVINDRSSDNTEKIIDGFALKYPSIKKINIDTLPHNNSPKKNALTKGIESASNKYLLFTDADCYPSSSLWIQEMSSQFISSDLILGVGLYTCNDKSNVEVFTQFETLHTALLYTSLSNVGVNYMGVGRNIAYTKQLWKSADGFEQHKTILSGDDDLFVNQVAKKERTISYFSKKAITYSKPPITWKEWFRQKTRHLSAGYHYKFSNKLILGTLSTSHIAVYFIYLLLLPLEVTNLIHLSILFLIRIMLVIICFKKFSAVLGEKIKWWKVPILDIMLIAYQIIIGVSSVISKRKTWI comes from the coding sequence ATGTATTTTTCGACTACAGATTTTTTGACTATTCTTTATTTTCTTTTCTGCGTTCCTCAATTACTTTTTTGGGGAATAATTACTCCATTAAACTTGTGGAAAAAAAAGGTAAAAATTAAATCTTTTCAAAAACCTGTCAGTGTAATAATTGCTGCTAGAAATGAAGAAAATTCACTTCCTAAACTTTTAAAGGCATTAGTTCTTCAAAAATATCATGATTATGAAATAATTGTAATAAATGATAGATCATCTGACAATACTGAAAAAATTATAGATGGTTTTGCTTTAAAATATCCGTCCATAAAAAAAATAAATATTGATACCCTTCCTCATAACAATAGTCCAAAAAAAAATGCTCTAACAAAAGGAATCGAATCAGCGAGCAACAAGTATTTATTATTTACTGATGCAGATTGTTATCCTTCCTCTTCTTTGTGGATTCAAGAGATGTCAAGTCAATTTATATCATCTGATTTGATACTAGGAGTAGGTTTATATACATGTAATGATAAAAGTAATGTAGAAGTATTTACACAATTTGAAACACTTCATACAGCTTTATTGTATACATCACTTTCCAATGTAGGCGTTAACTACATGGGTGTAGGCAGAAATATTGCTTATACAAAACAACTTTGGAAATCTGCAGATGGATTTGAGCAACATAAAACTATTTTAAGTGGAGATGACGACCTCTTTGTAAATCAGGTAGCAAAAAAAGAGCGTACAATAAGTTATTTCTCAAAAAAAGCGATAACTTACTCTAAGCCTCCAATTACTTGGAAAGAGTGGTTTAGGCAAAAAACGAGACATTTAAGTGCCGGATATCATTATAAATTTTCAAATAAATTGATATTAGGTACACTTAGCACTTCTCACATAGCAGTATATTTTATATATTTACTATTGTTACCACTTGAGGTAACAAATTTAATACACCTCTCAATACTATTCTTGATACGTATAATGTTAGTAATTATATGTTTCAAAAAGTTTTCTGCTGTTTTAGGAGAAAAAATTAAGTGGTGGAAAGTACCGATTTTGGACATTATGCTTATTGCATATCAAATTATAATTGGAGTATCCTCTGTGATCTCAAAGCGAAAAACATGGATTTAG
- a CDS encoding CoA-binding protein, translating into MKKTVIIGATPNPSRYAFFAAERLTQKGHEIVPLGIKKGTVAGVPIINNKPKIIDVDTVTMYVGPQRQEEWIDYILSLKPKRIIFNPGTENPIFYQKAAAAGIFTEEACTLVMLSSQTY; encoded by the coding sequence ATGAAAAAAACTGTTATTATCGGAGCTACACCTAATCCTTCTAGATATGCATTTTTTGCAGCTGAAAGGTTAACTCAAAAAGGTCATGAAATTGTACCTCTAGGTATTAAAAAGGGTACTGTAGCTGGAGTTCCTATAATTAATAATAAACCTAAAATTATAGATGTTGACACTGTAACAATGTATGTTGGTCCTCAAAGACAAGAAGAATGGATAGATTACATTTTATCTCTTAAGCCTAAAAGAATAATATTTAACCCAGGTACAGAAAACCCTATTTTTTATCAAAAAGCAGCTGCAGCAGGAATTTTTACTGAAGAGGCGTGTACTTTAGTTATGCTTTCCTCTCAAACATATTAA
- a CDS encoding PorV/PorQ family protein, producing MIFLKARCCFLVFCLLLFSNVQAQDPYSTSTLFYFGASSMAMGNASMFTADTWSSINAIGRTSQLENTSVAIGHNYTFQELSLSTGGVAVVFPLKQFALSASFLRFGDEVMSEQDINVGIGHQIGIVEMGIATSWRQIGGNYLNHLSAILIHYHLIAHLSDYFSIGLNLKNIGQNNYKTGEFGADISSLFALGFEYKVDDELRFVTEINKLKYNNLSYKLGLEYSLHESIILRGGTALYPVDIYLGSTIIYKYWAFDYAFATDDVFGWSHQFSLEYTIAKRK from the coding sequence ATGATTTTTCTTAAAGCAAGATGCTGTTTTTTAGTCTTTTGTCTTTTGCTATTTTCTAATGTACAAGCACAAGACCCATATTCTACGAGTACTTTATTCTATTTTGGAGCTTCCTCTATGGCAATGGGAAATGCTTCTATGTTTACAGCAGATACATGGTCTTCTATAAATGCGATTGGTCGAACTAGTCAATTAGAAAACACAAGTGTTGCTATTGGGCATAATTATACTTTCCAAGAATTATCACTTTCTACAGGTGGAGTTGCTGTTGTTTTTCCTTTAAAACAATTTGCTCTTTCTGCTTCTTTTCTACGCTTTGGTGATGAGGTAATGTCTGAACAAGATATAAATGTTGGTATTGGGCATCAAATAGGTATTGTTGAAATGGGGATAGCAACTTCATGGAGACAAATTGGTGGTAATTACTTAAATCATTTATCAGCCATACTAATTCACTATCATTTGATCGCTCATTTATCAGATTATTTTTCCATTGGATTGAATCTTAAAAATATAGGTCAAAATAATTATAAAACAGGAGAGTTTGGAGCTGATATTTCTTCTTTATTTGCTTTAGGTTTTGAATATAAAGTTGATGATGAATTACGCTTTGTAACTGAAATAAACAAATTAAAGTATAACAACTTAAGTTATAAACTTGGGTTAGAATATTCCTTACATGAATCAATTATTTTAAGAGGAGGTACAGCATTATATCCTGTAGATATCTATTTAGGATCAACCATAATATATAAATATTGGGCTTTTGATTATGCATTCGCTACTGATGATGTTTTTGGGTGGTCACATCAATTTTCTTTAGAGTATACAATTGCAAAAAGAAAATGA
- a CDS encoding Na+/H+ antiporter NhaC family protein, which produces MEQNIKKGNPFALIPLLTFLVSYLAISIITGDFYKMPATVAFLLASIVAVAMNTKVSIKEKINIYAKGMGHSDIMMMTLIFLLAGAFGKVSNTMGAIDSTVNLGLTFLPSNILIAGLFVIACFISISVGTSVGTIVAIAPIAVNIAEKTGMPVGIGLGAVIGGAMFGDNLSMISDTTIAAARTQGAEMKDKFRANIKIALPAALITIAIYLVTTSDISLDLSGTYEYSFIKVLPYIVVLIAALAGLNVFIVLIVGTLLSGVIGIYLGSFDIWGLIAATSDGFLSMADTIILCLMIGGVVALTHFNGGIDYVIYSITKRIKNERGGELGIALLIILIDMCTANNTIAIIIGGPIAKEISTKYKIEPKRAASILDTFSCFTQGLIPYGAQILVAVGVAKVITPLGIIQYLYYPFILGICALAYIFLMKRDKGISN; this is translated from the coding sequence TTGGAACAAAATATAAAAAAAGGAAATCCCTTTGCATTAATACCCTTATTAACTTTTTTAGTAAGTTATTTAGCAATCTCAATCATTACAGGTGATTTTTACAAAATGCCTGCAACAGTTGCTTTCCTATTAGCATCAATAGTTGCAGTTGCAATGAATACGAAAGTATCTATTAAAGAAAAAATTAATATCTATGCTAAAGGTATGGGGCATTCTGATATTATGATGATGACTTTAATATTTCTTCTTGCTGGAGCTTTTGGTAAAGTTAGTAACACAATGGGAGCCATAGATTCTACAGTAAATCTTGGTTTAACCTTTTTACCAAGTAATATTCTTATTGCTGGTCTATTTGTCATCGCTTGTTTTATTTCTATATCAGTAGGTACATCTGTAGGAACAATTGTAGCTATTGCTCCAATTGCTGTAAACATTGCCGAAAAAACTGGTATGCCTGTTGGGATAGGCTTAGGTGCTGTTATAGGTGGTGCTATGTTTGGTGATAACCTATCAATGATTTCTGACACTACCATTGCAGCTGCACGAACTCAAGGTGCTGAAATGAAAGATAAGTTTAGAGCAAATATTAAAATTGCACTTCCTGCAGCATTAATCACAATAGCTATTTACTTAGTAACTACAAGTGATATTTCATTAGATTTATCTGGTACTTATGAATATTCTTTTATTAAAGTATTACCCTATATAGTTGTGTTAATAGCTGCCCTTGCCGGCTTGAATGTTTTTATAGTATTAATAGTCGGAACTCTTTTATCTGGAGTTATAGGTATTTACTTAGGAAGTTTTGATATATGGGGACTTATTGCTGCTACATCAGATGGCTTTTTAAGTATGGCAGATACTATAATATTATGCCTTATGATTGGAGGTGTAGTAGCTCTTACTCATTTTAACGGTGGTATTGATTATGTAATATATTCAATCACTAAACGTATAAAAAATGAAAGAGGTGGAGAATTAGGTATTGCACTATTGATTATACTAATTGACATGTGTACTGCTAATAATACAATTGCAATTATAATCGGGGGTCCTATTGCTAAAGAGATTAGTACTAAATATAAAATAGAACCCAAAAGAGCTGCAAGTATACTCGATACATTTTCTTGTTTTACACAAGGTTTAATCCCTTACGGAGCTCAAATTTTAGTAGCTGTAGGTGTTGCAAAAGTCATTACTCCTTTAGGAATTATACAATATTTATATTACCCATTTATCTTAGGAATATGTGCTTTAGCATATATATTTCTAATGAAAAGAGATAAAGGAATTAGTAATTAA
- a CDS encoding Na/Pi cotransporter family protein, with protein MEFGIFQLLELIGSLGLFIYGMKVMSEGIQNVAGDKMRGILSAMTSNKFAGVFTGFLITTIIQSSSATTVMVVSFVNAGLLNLTQSIGVIMGANVGTTVTAWIISILGFKVKMAKLAMPIIAVAFPMMFSNSKKTKDWGNTLIGFAILFIGLEALKNSVPTLSHDQLSFLESFQNLGIFAPAAFVIVGTLITIIVQSSSAAMALTLVLCNQGVIPFDIAAAMVLGENIGTTITANLAAMVGNTNAKRSARAHLIFNVTGVIWMLLIYPFFLEAVKYYVANYTDLGATIAPDGAITLDATAVPIALSIFHTSFNIINTSVMIFFIGSIRDIVIKMVPEKEDQDDYSLEFISDGRPIANEAGVEQAKNEIKRFSKIIAKQINTSKSLFGTSIENKKVRKQYISKLRKVEENTDRMEQEVSIFLSKIARDQLLSSSQIDEVNNLMRAAHEIERIGDIYKGITFTIEKRYDEKIWLTKEQQKDLDEFLDVVENAFNTMMKNIESDNIDLEAAIIAEKAVNQKRKELRRKHLERSDSDDASTGTMLAYNDLLSSLERIGDHILNISEAFAGVVD; from the coding sequence ATGGAATTTGGAATATTTCAGTTACTAGAACTTATAGGTTCACTTGGTCTTTTCATCTACGGGATGAAGGTAATGAGTGAAGGTATTCAGAATGTTGCGGGAGACAAAATGAGAGGAATTCTCTCTGCCATGACTTCGAATAAGTTCGCAGGAGTTTTTACCGGCTTCTTGATAACTACAATCATACAATCTTCTTCGGCAACTACTGTAATGGTAGTAAGTTTTGTAAACGCAGGATTGTTAAACTTAACGCAATCTATTGGTGTTATTATGGGTGCCAATGTTGGTACTACAGTAACTGCTTGGATTATCTCAATTTTAGGCTTTAAGGTGAAAATGGCAAAATTAGCAATGCCAATTATCGCTGTAGCCTTCCCAATGATGTTTTCAAACTCTAAGAAAACAAAAGACTGGGGAAATACTTTAATTGGATTCGCTATCTTATTTATTGGACTAGAAGCATTAAAAAATTCTGTTCCAACATTAAGTCACGATCAATTATCATTCTTAGAATCGTTCCAAAATCTTGGTATTTTTGCTCCTGCTGCATTTGTAATAGTAGGTACATTAATTACAATCATTGTTCAATCGTCTAGTGCTGCAATGGCACTTACATTGGTACTTTGTAACCAAGGTGTAATTCCATTTGATATTGCAGCTGCAATGGTACTTGGTGAAAACATTGGTACTACTATCACAGCAAACCTTGCTGCAATGGTTGGTAATACAAATGCAAAACGATCTGCAAGAGCCCATTTAATATTTAACGTAACGGGAGTTATATGGATGTTATTAATTTATCCATTCTTCTTAGAAGCTGTTAAATACTATGTAGCAAATTACACAGATTTAGGTGCTACAATTGCTCCTGATGGTGCTATTACCCTAGACGCAACGGCAGTTCCTATTGCCTTATCAATATTCCATACCTCATTCAATATCATCAATACATCAGTAATGATCTTCTTTATTGGTTCTATCAGAGATATTGTAATTAAAATGGTTCCAGAGAAAGAAGATCAAGATGATTATAGTCTTGAGTTTATTTCTGACGGTAGACCAATTGCCAACGAAGCAGGAGTTGAGCAAGCTAAAAATGAAATAAAACGCTTCTCTAAGATTATTGCAAAACAAATTAATACATCAAAAAGCTTATTTGGTACTAGTATTGAAAATAAAAAAGTTAGAAAGCAATACATTTCTAAACTTAGAAAAGTAGAAGAAAATACAGATAGAATGGAGCAAGAGGTAAGTATATTCTTATCTAAAATTGCTAGAGATCAACTATTGTCTTCTTCTCAAATTGATGAAGTAAATAACCTAATGAGAGCTGCTCATGAAATTGAACGCATTGGGGATATTTATAAAGGAATCACATTTACTATTGAAAAGCGTTACGACGAAAAGATATGGCTCACAAAAGAACAACAAAAAGATCTTGATGAGTTCCTAGACGTTGTTGAAAACGCCTTCAATACAATGATGAAAAATATTGAGTCTGATAATATTGACTTAGAAGCTGCTATTATTGCTGAAAAAGCAGTAAACCAAAAACGTAAAGAGTTGCGTAGAAAGCACCTTGAACGTTCGGATAGCGATGATGCTTCTACAGGAACAATGTTAGCATACAACGATTTGCTTTCTTCTTTAGAAAGAATTGGTGATCACATTCTGAATATATCAGAAGCCTTTGCAGGTGTGGTTGACTAA
- a CDS encoding sigma-70 family RNA polymerase sigma factor yields MDLDRQFSQKALEDFDLIDEAIEGNEQAYAKLMGRYRKSVYHTILKMVRNVDDAEDLTIEAFAKAFKNLSKFKKDYTFSTWLFRIASNNAIDFIRKKKLETYSIDAEITNKDGDTMSMNIQDSGLTPHEEAIKAQKIQIVHEFVSLLPPKYQRLVKLRYFEEKSYDEIAAELEAPLGTIKAQLHRARELLYDLAKNSKNVL; encoded by the coding sequence ATGGATTTAGACAGACAGTTTTCCCAAAAAGCGCTTGAAGATTTTGACTTAATAGACGAAGCGATTGAAGGTAACGAACAAGCTTACGCAAAGCTTATGGGACGTTATCGTAAATCTGTATATCATACAATTTTAAAAATGGTTAGAAATGTAGATGATGCAGAAGACTTAACAATCGAGGCCTTCGCTAAAGCCTTTAAAAATCTATCAAAATTTAAAAAAGATTACACATTCAGTACGTGGTTATTTAGAATTGCGTCTAATAATGCGATCGATTTTATTAGAAAGAAAAAATTAGAGACTTACTCTATTGATGCCGAAATCACTAATAAAGATGGCGACACAATGAGTATGAATATTCAAGATTCTGGTTTAACACCTCATGAAGAGGCTATTAAAGCACAGAAAATTCAAATTGTACATGAATTTGTAAGTTTGCTTCCTCCTAAATATCAACGTTTAGTAAAACTCAGGTATTTTGAAGAAAAATCTTACGATGAAATTGCTGCTGAACTTGAAGCACCTCTAGGTACAATTAAAGCACAATTACACAGAGCTAGAGAGTTGCTGTATGATTTGGCAAAGAATAGTAAAAACGTACTTTAA
- a CDS encoding histone deacetylase family protein has translation MLKIAYHERYGHPVEKGHRFPMDKYPLLVEQLIYEGTITNENLFEPLPVSAEFVLATHTEEYWKKLIEQTLSYHEARKIGLPMSEDLILRELIITQGTIDCTKFALQYGVAMNIAGGTHHAYTDHGEGFCILNDFGVAANYLINQKGFSKILIIDLDVHQGNGTAEIFKDNPKVFTFSMHGANNYPMHKEKSDLDIPLNDNTSDSEYLNVLNEQIDELFSSIEPEFVFYLSGVDILKTDKLGKLGLSIQGCKERDEIVFKKCSSYNTPVAVSMGGGYSKSLRFIVEAHANTFRVANNIYF, from the coding sequence ATGCTTAAAATTGCTTATCACGAACGTTATGGTCATCCTGTAGAAAAAGGACATCGATTCCCTATGGATAAATACCCTTTATTGGTAGAGCAACTTATTTATGAAGGGACGATCACTAATGAAAATTTATTTGAGCCACTACCCGTTTCTGCAGAATTTGTTTTAGCAACGCATACTGAAGAATATTGGAAAAAACTGATAGAACAGACTTTAAGCTATCATGAAGCCAGAAAGATAGGTTTACCCATGTCAGAAGATCTTATTTTAAGAGAATTGATAATAACACAAGGCACTATTGATTGTACTAAATTTGCACTACAATATGGAGTGGCAATGAATATAGCTGGAGGTACACATCATGCCTATACTGACCATGGTGAAGGGTTTTGTATTTTAAATGATTTTGGAGTAGCTGCTAATTACCTGATTAATCAAAAAGGATTTTCTAAAATTCTCATTATTGATTTAGATGTACATCAAGGTAATGGTACAGCTGAAATATTTAAAGACAATCCAAAAGTCTTTACATTTAGTATGCACGGAGCAAATAATTACCCAATGCACAAGGAAAAATCAGATCTAGATATTCCTTTAAATGACAATACTTCTGATTCAGAATATTTGAATGTATTAAATGAACAAATAGATGAATTATTCTCATCAATTGAACCTGAATTTGTGTTTTACTTATCTGGAGTAGATATATTAAAAACTGATAAATTGGGAAAACTTGGTTTAAGTATTCAAGGGTGCAAAGAAAGAGACGAAATAGTTTTTAAAAAATGCTCTTCTTATAACACTCCTGTTGCCGTAAGTATGGGAGGTGGATACTCTAAATCATTAAGATTTATTGTCGAAGCACATGCAAATACATTCCGAGTTGCTAATAATATTTATTTCTAA
- a CDS encoding asparagine synthetase B, which translates to MKKDTKNIFKPFLFTLLLVVYSFSSYANYILVPMDKTQTNHLKAYGITYWVLQKDVEAEWLLNYRGGSFLFKYAQSFENEMVVRGVSYEVISDAQVVQIKREIEHPEANMDIMRLDVPPKIAVYSPPAKMPWDDAVTLVLTYAEIPYDVVFDDEVIAELLPKYDWLHLHHEDFTGQYGKFFRAYGRQKWYIDNQKKFEASAKKHGFNKVSELKLAVAKKIREFTAGGGFLFAMCSATDTYDIALSADGVDICDFMYDGDPADPSAQSKLDYSQTFAFKDFKLYMDPYKYEYSNIDNQYYERGLTEGNDYFKLFSFSAKWDPIPTMLSQNHEQNIKGFMGQTTAFKKQLVKSDVIVLGETSEANEVRYIHGSYGKGTWTFYGGHDPEDYQHLVGEEPTDLNLHPNSPGYRLILNNILFPAAKKKKQKT; encoded by the coding sequence ATGAAGAAAGACACTAAGAATATATTCAAACCATTTTTATTCACCTTATTGTTAGTAGTATATAGTTTTTCCAGCTATGCAAATTATATACTCGTACCTATGGATAAAACACAAACAAATCACCTAAAAGCATACGGGATTACTTATTGGGTTTTACAAAAAGATGTAGAAGCAGAGTGGCTCTTAAATTATAGAGGAGGAAGCTTTCTCTTTAAATATGCACAAAGTTTCGAAAATGAAATGGTTGTGAGAGGGGTAAGTTATGAAGTTATTTCTGATGCCCAAGTTGTTCAGATAAAAAGAGAAATTGAACACCCAGAAGCAAATATGGATATTATGCGTTTGGATGTCCCTCCTAAAATTGCAGTATACTCTCCACCTGCTAAAATGCCTTGGGATGATGCTGTAACTTTAGTTTTGACTTATGCTGAGATACCATATGATGTTGTTTTTGATGATGAAGTAATTGCTGAACTATTGCCAAAATATGATTGGTTACACTTACATCATGAAGATTTCACAGGTCAATATGGTAAGTTCTTTAGAGCCTACGGTAGACAAAAATGGTATATTGATAACCAGAAGAAATTCGAGGCGTCAGCAAAAAAACATGGCTTTAATAAAGTATCTGAGTTAAAACTAGCTGTTGCTAAAAAAATCAGAGAGTTTACAGCTGGTGGAGGATTTCTATTTGCTATGTGCTCTGCAACAGATACTTATGATATTGCTTTATCTGCAGATGGTGTAGATATTTGTGATTTTATGTATGATGGAGATCCTGCAGACCCTAGTGCACAATCAAAACTTGATTACAGCCAAACGTTTGCCTTTAAAGATTTTAAACTTTATATGGATCCTTACAAATATGAATACTCGAATATCGACAATCAATATTATGAAAGAGGACTGACAGAAGGTAATGATTATTTCAAACTATTCTCATTTTCTGCAAAGTGGGACCCTATTCCAACAATGCTTTCTCAAAATCATGAACAGAATATTAAAGGGTTTATGGGGCAAACAACTGCTTTTAAAAAACAGTTAGTTAAATCTGATGTAATTGTACTTGGCGAAACAAGTGAAGCAAATGAAGTAAGATATATTCATGGCTCTTATGGTAAAGGAACATGGACGTTTTATGGAGGACATGATCCAGAAGATTATCAACATTTAGTAGGCGAAGAACCTACTGATTTAAACCTCCATCCAAACTCACCAGGGTATAGACTTATTTTAAATAATATTCTATTTCCTGCTGCTAAAAAGAAAAAGCAAAAGACCTGA